One Arthrobacter sp. FW306-07-I genomic window carries:
- a CDS encoding AI-2E family transporter — MTDKTDPSSAAAANPGDPRDPVPAPVPPLGMAATARRRGTAAAALGQVVRRLRQPLPGAQPRLRFEMPPEYTGQAPETEHGGDEEPQFGHPGPRMSPQHPLYMGFMGTVGVGLALLVYWIGSHTTQLLLWIVAALFIALGLEPVVGWLESRKIPRPAGILVSVAVLMGAVVGFFATLIPTIVEQVSEIVRQAPDWMRNFMDSDFFRSLDDQFGVRDRITEEVNKFVNDPAAMGGIFGGVLGFGSTVANGLFGALIVLVLSLYFLAALPAMKKWGYRLAPRSRRKRVAALSEEITRSVGNYVIGQACVALLNATFAFVVMSIVGVPFALLLAFVVVLLAFIPLVGGMIAGIVVTLVSLTEGWQVAAIYAICYFAYLQFEAYFISPRIMQKAVAVPGAVAVISVIAGGSLLGVLGALIAIPTAAAVLLLLREIYIVRQDQH; from the coding sequence GTGACAGACAAGACGGACCCGTCCTCGGCGGCAGCCGCAAATCCCGGGGATCCCAGGGACCCTGTCCCTGCTCCGGTGCCTCCCCTGGGCATGGCGGCAACCGCCCGCCGCAGGGGTACTGCCGCCGCCGCCCTTGGCCAGGTGGTCCGACGGCTTCGCCAGCCCCTGCCCGGGGCGCAGCCCAGGCTCCGGTTCGAGATGCCACCCGAATACACGGGGCAGGCCCCGGAAACGGAGCACGGCGGAGACGAGGAGCCGCAGTTCGGCCACCCTGGTCCGCGCATGTCCCCGCAACACCCGCTGTACATGGGCTTCATGGGGACTGTGGGCGTGGGCCTGGCGCTGCTGGTCTACTGGATCGGCTCCCACACCACGCAGCTGCTGCTGTGGATCGTGGCGGCGCTGTTCATCGCCCTGGGCCTGGAGCCCGTGGTGGGCTGGCTGGAGAGCCGCAAAATTCCCCGGCCCGCCGGAATCCTGGTCTCCGTGGCGGTCCTGATGGGCGCCGTCGTCGGATTCTTCGCCACGCTCATTCCCACCATCGTGGAGCAGGTCTCCGAGATCGTGCGGCAGGCACCGGACTGGATGCGCAACTTCATGGACTCGGATTTCTTCCGCAGCCTTGACGACCAGTTCGGCGTGCGCGACCGCATCACGGAGGAGGTCAACAAGTTCGTCAACGACCCCGCCGCGATGGGCGGTATTTTCGGTGGCGTGCTGGGCTTCGGGTCCACCGTGGCCAACGGCCTCTTCGGCGCCCTCATCGTCCTGGTTCTGAGCCTGTACTTCCTGGCAGCGCTGCCGGCCATGAAGAAGTGGGGCTACCGCCTGGCGCCGCGCTCCCGCCGAAAGCGCGTGGCCGCCCTCTCGGAGGAAATCACCCGGTCGGTGGGAAACTACGTGATCGGCCAGGCGTGCGTGGCCCTGCTCAACGCCACCTTCGCCTTCGTGGTGATGTCCATCGTGGGCGTCCCCTTCGCGCTGCTCCTGGCGTTCGTGGTGGTCCTGCTGGCATTCATCCCTTTGGTTGGCGGGATGATCGCAGGCATTGTAGTAACGCTCGTGTCCCTTACCGAGGGCTGGCAGGTGGCGGCCATCTACGCCATCTGCTACTTCGCCTACCTGCAGTTCGAGGCCTACTTCATCTCACCGCGCATCATGCAGAAGGCAGTTGCCGTGCCCGGTGCGGTGGCCGTGATCTCGGTGATCGCCGGCGGCAGCCTCCTGGGCGTCCTGGGGGCCCTGATCGCCATCCCCACCGCCGCTGCCGTGCTGCTGCTGCTCCGGGAGATTTACATCGTTCGGCAGGACCAGCACTGA